Proteins encoded together in one uncultured Desulfosarcina sp. window:
- a CDS encoding inositol monophosphatase family protein has protein sequence MDMQRIKRVGTAAAVNGGRVLTEHFGKLRSVRKKEAIDLVTEADLRSEAAIIETITRAFPEHAILAEESGIREGGDARWIVDPLDGTTNFVHNLPLFCVSIAFAIAEDVLAGFVLAPMTGELFVGVKGEGARLNGMPITVSDTAALTDSLLVTGFPYDHQTLFDSLMARFGRCLAASQGVRRLGSAALDLCYVACGRFEGFWEQHLKPWDTAAGFIIASEAGARTTVFSGAPYCIDADEIACTNDRIHDDLLNLLEL, from the coding sequence ATGGACATGCAACGGATCAAACGGGTGGGAACCGCCGCAGCGGTAAACGGCGGCAGGGTACTGACGGAGCACTTCGGCAAACTGCGCTCCGTCCGCAAAAAAGAGGCCATCGATCTGGTCACCGAGGCGGACCTTCGATCCGAGGCGGCCATTATCGAAACCATCACCCGGGCGTTTCCCGAACATGCCATTCTTGCTGAAGAGAGCGGAATCCGGGAAGGCGGCGATGCGCGCTGGATTGTCGATCCTTTGGACGGCACCACCAACTTTGTCCACAACCTGCCCTTGTTTTGCGTCTCCATCGCTTTTGCCATAGCCGAAGACGTTCTGGCCGGATTCGTGCTGGCCCCTATGACAGGAGAGCTGTTCGTCGGCGTAAAAGGTGAAGGCGCCCGACTGAACGGGATGCCGATCACGGTTTCGGATACGGCGGCATTGACCGACAGTCTGCTGGTTACCGGCTTTCCTTACGACCATCAGACCCTGTTCGATTCGTTGATGGCCCGCTTCGGCCGCTGCCTGGCCGCCTCTCAGGGGGTCCGGCGATTGGGCTCCGCGGCACTGGACCTTTGCTACGTGGCCTGCGGGCGTTTCGAGGGATTCTGGGAGCAGCACCTGAAGCCCTGGGATACCGCCGCCGGGTTCATCATCGCCTCGGAAGCCGGGGCCCGCACCACTGTTTTCTCAGGCGCTCCGTATTGCATAGACGCCGATGAAATCGCATGCACCAACGATCGTATTCATGACGATCTTCTCAACCTACTGGAGTTATAG
- the dnaA gene encoding chromosomal replication initiator protein DnaA gives MEQIWTTVKSLLKEKIPGHSYRMWIEPITACENETGEIVLSCPNLFSKKRVFEHYGQFIESAVSHAAGKALKVRLAIRSEQTEACPQDLLDRQMKLPDMEPADNGGRLLRKDFTFDQFVVGKNSAFAYSAALSLAARNQGTRNALYLLSKTGLGKSHLSQAVGHHILQAFPGERVCYITAEDFMNEMTESYRNSSLHRFKEKYRRNCDVLLLEDVHFLSGKNGTQQELSNTLESLMNANKKIIYSSSYLPSDIPKLDEKLRSRLCCGLISKIDPPDYKTRIRILKRTVRSSGYNVSDEVVQYLASELTDDVRQLKSGLIGVTAEASLLGSEVNLDLARKVAKNIVASREEITLDSIKRLVCKYYNVTLTDLVSRSRRMAIVRPRQVAMYLSREYTEHSLQTIGKSFNRYHATTLHALKTVEKGIKENSPIQKHVAFLSERLEKGKH, from the coding sequence ATGGAACAGATCTGGACGACAGTTAAATCTCTGCTTAAAGAAAAGATCCCCGGTCACAGTTACCGAATGTGGATTGAGCCCATCACAGCATGCGAAAATGAAACGGGTGAAATCGTTTTATCCTGCCCGAATCTGTTTTCGAAAAAGCGCGTCTTCGAACACTATGGCCAGTTTATCGAAAGCGCCGTTTCCCATGCGGCCGGCAAAGCGCTAAAGGTTCGCCTGGCGATTCGTTCCGAGCAAACCGAAGCGTGCCCGCAGGACCTTTTGGATCGGCAGATGAAGTTGCCGGACATGGAGCCGGCCGACAACGGCGGACGGCTTTTAAGAAAGGATTTTACCTTCGATCAGTTCGTCGTCGGGAAAAACAGCGCTTTTGCATATTCGGCGGCATTGTCGCTTGCGGCCCGCAACCAGGGTACCCGGAACGCCCTTTACCTGCTTTCTAAAACCGGTCTGGGGAAAAGCCACCTTTCCCAGGCCGTGGGTCATCACATTCTCCAGGCGTTTCCTGGAGAGCGGGTCTGCTATATCACGGCTGAAGACTTCATGAACGAGATGACCGAAAGTTATCGCAACAGCAGCCTCCACCGCTTCAAAGAGAAATATCGCAGGAACTGCGACGTGCTTTTGCTGGAGGACGTCCATTTTCTAAGCGGCAAGAACGGTACCCAGCAGGAATTGTCCAACACCCTGGAGTCGTTGATGAATGCCAACAAAAAAATCATCTACTCCAGTTCCTATCTGCCGTCGGATATCCCCAAACTCGATGAAAAGCTCAGATCGAGGCTTTGCTGTGGATTGATTTCCAAGATCGATCCGCCGGATTACAAAACCCGTATTCGGATCCTAAAACGCACGGTTCGGTCCAGTGGATACAATGTGTCCGACGAAGTTGTTCAGTACCTGGCATCCGAGTTGACCGACGATGTGAGACAACTGAAAAGCGGATTGATCGGCGTAACCGCCGAAGCATCGCTGCTGGGATCCGAGGTGAACCTCGACCTGGCGCGCAAGGTTGCCAAGAACATCGTGGCCTCGCGGGAGGAGATTACCCTGGACTCCATCAAACGGCTGGTCTGCAAATACTACAATGTCACCCTGACGGACCTGGTGTCCCGATCCCGTCGCATGGCCATTGTCCGGCCCCGTCAGGTGGCCATGTATCTCTCGCGGGAATATACCGAACACTCGCTGCAAACCATCGGAAAAAGCTTCAACCGCTACCACGCAACCACTCTGCATGCCCTGAAAACGGTTGAGAAGGGGATCAAGGAGAACAGTCCTATTCAAAAACACGTCGCTTTTCTGTCCGAACGCCTGGAAAAGGGGAAGCATTGA